A genomic window from Candidatus Saccharibacteria bacterium includes:
- a CDS encoding UDP-N-acetylglucosamine 1-carboxyvinyltransferase, with protein sequence MKEDYREKIGKLVAELRASHGLTQAELAERLATSQSAINRIERGGQNISLETIARISDVLNAEILSVNDESKLNIRVHGGHTLHGEIETKTSKNAAVALLCASLLNKGKTVFKRVARIEEVNRILEVLNSIGVKTRWLNEQNDLEIIRPKVLKLNDMEIEAAKRTRTIIMFLGPLLHQYKSFRLPFSGGCNLGKRTVEPHLVGLREFGMSVDAQDGTDYYQVDVKPRKPSGPIILTERGDTTTENILMAAAMNEGETIIRNASPNYAVQDLCFFLQKLGVKIDGIGTTILRVRGVKTINKNVEYYVSEDPIEAMSFIAAGAITNSEITVTRAPIEFLELEMATLGEMGLNYELGPEYRSLNGQTRLVDITIKKSQLHAAKDKLHALPFPGINQDNLPFMGLIATAAEGRTLVHDWAYENRAIYFTELSKLNANVEMVDPHRVYITGPTRWKPADVVAPPALRPSVVVLLAMLAAPGTSILRDVYNINRGYEDFYQRLNSLGAKVETWREI encoded by the coding sequence ATGAAAGAAGATTATCGAGAAAAAATTGGTAAACTAGTCGCTGAATTGCGCGCTAGTCACGGGTTAACCCAAGCCGAATTAGCCGAGCGATTAGCCACGAGTCAGTCAGCCATCAACCGTATCGAGCGCGGTGGACAAAATATTAGTCTCGAAACGATAGCTAGGATTTCTGATGTCTTGAATGCGGAGATTCTATCAGTGAACGACGAGAGCAAACTCAATATACGCGTCCATGGTGGTCATACATTACACGGTGAAATTGAGACGAAAACCAGCAAAAATGCTGCCGTCGCCCTACTTTGCGCCAGCCTGTTAAACAAAGGTAAAACCGTGTTCAAGCGCGTCGCCCGCATCGAGGAAGTCAATCGCATCCTAGAGGTACTAAATTCAATTGGCGTCAAAACTCGTTGGTTAAACGAGCAAAACGATCTCGAGATTATTCGACCCAAAGTATTGAAACTGAACGACATGGAGATTGAAGCTGCCAAACGCACGCGTACTATCATCATGTTTCTCGGCCCATTACTGCATCAATACAAAAGCTTCCGATTACCTTTTTCCGGCGGCTGCAACCTAGGTAAACGCACCGTTGAGCCACATCTGGTCGGCCTGCGTGAATTCGGCATGAGTGTTGATGCCCAAGATGGCACCGATTACTACCAGGTTGACGTCAAACCGCGCAAACCAAGCGGTCCTATCATCTTGACCGAACGCGGCGACACGACGACTGAAAATATTTTGATGGCTGCTGCCATGAACGAAGGTGAAACTATCATCAGAAATGCTAGTCCAAACTATGCAGTTCAAGACCTCTGCTTTTTCCTGCAAAAACTCGGCGTTAAAATTGACGGTATCGGCACGACGATTTTGCGCGTTCGTGGTGTAAAAACTATTAACAAAAATGTCGAATACTATGTTAGTGAAGATCCGATCGAAGCCATGAGCTTTATTGCGGCTGGCGCTATCACCAATTCGGAGATCACCGTCACACGTGCACCAATTGAGTTTTTGGAACTCGAGATGGCAACACTCGGAGAGATGGGTCTCAATTACGAGCTCGGTCCAGAATATCGTTCGCTCAATGGTCAGACCCGCCTTGTCGATATCACGATAAAGAAATCTCAGCTCCATGCCGCCAAAGACAAGCTGCACGCCTTGCCATTCCCGGGCATCAACCAAGACAACTTGCCGTTCATGGGATTGATCGCCACTGCCGCCGAAGGCCGAACGTTGGTGCATGACTGGGCTTATGAGAATCGCGCGATTTACTTTACCGAGCTCAGCAAGCTCAACGCTAATGTCGAAATGGTCGATCCTCACCGCGTCTATATCACCGGTCCAACGCGCTGGAAACCAGCCGACGTTGTCGCGCCACCAGCATTACGTCCGAGCGTCGTCGTGTTGCTGGCTATGTTAGCCGCACCGGGGACGAGTATTTTGCGCGATGTCTACAATATCAACCGCGGCTATGAAGATTTCTATCAACGTCTCAACAGCCTCGGCGCCAAAGTCGAAACCTGGCGCGAGATATAG
- a CDS encoding serine hydroxymethyltransferase, with protein sequence MQDKEILDLIVGETERQRDGLELIPSENYVSREVLDAMGSIFTNKYSEGYPGRRYYGGQEFTDQVETLAIERAKQLFGADHANVQPHSGAQANNAVYNAWLEPGDTVLGMDLGHGGHLTHGAPVTQSAKVYNFIRYGMKDVETGEIDYDELEELALKHKPKIILVGYSAYSRIPDFARFAAIGKKVDALLMADMAHVAGLIAGGAHPNPFDFGFHVITTTTHKTLRGPRGGLILSKGTVGNPLKKPEHTIENIPTLIDRSVFPGTQGGPLMHVIAAKAVSFHEALQPQFKTYAAQVVKNASVLAEAMKKRGFKLITGGTDNHLILTDVKSSFGVHGGIVEKALDEIGLTANKNAIPNDPEPPFRPSGLRLGTPAMTTRGLVESDMDQIAEWMLAAIENRDDATKLSKIHDEVIALARKFPLPSDKAK encoded by the coding sequence ATGCAAGACAAAGAGATACTCGATTTAATCGTGGGCGAAACCGAGCGACAGCGTGACGGGTTAGAGTTGATTCCGAGCGAAAACTATGTGAGCCGCGAAGTGCTAGATGCTATGGGTAGCATTTTTACTAACAAATATAGCGAAGGCTATCCCGGTCGCCGCTATTATGGCGGCCAAGAATTTACCGACCAAGTCGAGACTCTCGCGATCGAGCGCGCCAAACAATTATTTGGCGCTGATCACGCTAACGTTCAACCACATTCTGGCGCGCAGGCCAACAATGCAGTCTATAACGCCTGGCTCGAACCTGGCGATACGGTGCTCGGCATGGATCTCGGACACGGCGGTCACCTGACACACGGCGCACCGGTCACGCAGAGTGCCAAGGTGTATAACTTTATTCGTTACGGCATGAAAGATGTCGAGACTGGCGAAATTGATTATGACGAGCTAGAGGAATTAGCGCTCAAACATAAACCGAAAATTATCCTGGTTGGCTATAGCGCCTATTCGCGCATTCCCGATTTTGCGCGTTTTGCGGCGATTGGCAAAAAAGTTGATGCCTTGCTGATGGCAGACATGGCGCATGTGGCGGGATTGATCGCTGGCGGCGCTCATCCGAACCCATTTGATTTTGGTTTCCACGTGATCACAACGACGACCCACAAAACGCTGCGTGGCCCGCGCGGTGGTTTGATCTTGTCGAAAGGCACGGTCGGCAATCCACTGAAAAAGCCAGAACATACTATCGAAAATATTCCGACCTTGATCGATCGCAGTGTGTTCCCTGGAACGCAGGGCGGACCGCTAATGCATGTGATTGCGGCCAAGGCGGTTTCATTCCACGAAGCACTCCAGCCGCAGTTCAAAACCTATGCAGCGCAGGTGGTGAAAAACGCCAGCGTCCTTGCCGAAGCCATGAAAAAACGTGGTTTCAAACTCATCACTGGCGGCACTGATAACCACCTCATCCTCACCGACGTCAAATCTAGTTTCGGCGTACATGGTGGCATAGTTGAAAAAGCTCTCGATGAAATAGGTTTGACTGCCAATAAAAATGCGATTCCAAATGATCCAGAGCCGCCATTCCGCCCGAGCGGTTTACGTCTCGGCACACCAGCTATGACCACGCGCGGTCTCGTCGAGTCTGATATGGATCAGATTGCCGAGTGGATGTTAGCAGCGATCGAGAATCGTGATGACGCCACCAAGCTATCCAAGATCCACGATGAAGTCATTGCATTAGCCCGCAAATTCCCATTGCCGAGTGATAAAGCTAAATAA
- the murB gene encoding UDP-N-acetylmuramate dehydrogenase, with protein MVTTEQYPLAKLTTMRLGGEARYVIEISNHDDLLAALDFAESRNLPWFVLGDGSNVIAGGDYDGVIILNRIAGFEKISEDDSSATYKIGAGEVWDQVVERLCALGLSGVEAMSAIPGRAGSTPVQNVGAYGQEIADTLVELEAYDTESSVFVTLGRDDCTFSYRNSIFKNPATRRHVITSITLRLNKSWMKPPFYASLESYLTQHTITDYSPNNIRAAVVSIRAEKLPPVDQIASAGSFFKNPIVDNEVANLLLANFPDAPHWSMPDNKVKLAAGWLIDQAGLKGFTKYGMAIYPKNALVLTNMSAKSTDDLAKFKTEIIAAVQAKFNVTLEQEPENLPD; from the coding sequence ATGGTCACCACTGAGCAATATCCTCTCGCTAAACTAACGACTATGCGGCTGGGCGGCGAAGCTCGTTATGTCATCGAGATTAGCAATCACGATGACTTGCTAGCGGCTCTAGATTTTGCCGAGTCGCGGAATCTACCGTGGTTTGTATTGGGCGATGGCAGTAATGTTATTGCCGGCGGTGATTACGACGGAGTGATTATCCTGAATAGAATTGCTGGTTTTGAAAAGATCAGCGAGGACGATTCGAGCGCAACATATAAAATTGGTGCTGGTGAAGTCTGGGATCAGGTAGTTGAACGACTCTGCGCGCTAGGACTGTCCGGCGTAGAAGCAATGAGCGCGATCCCGGGGCGAGCTGGCTCGACACCAGTTCAAAATGTCGGCGCCTATGGTCAAGAAATCGCCGATACGTTGGTTGAATTAGAGGCGTATGACACGGAATCTAGTGTCTTCGTCACCCTCGGCCGTGACGATTGCACATTCTCCTATCGCAATTCTATATTCAAAAACCCCGCGACGCGCCGTCATGTTATTACTTCGATCACACTACGGCTCAATAAATCTTGGATGAAGCCACCATTTTATGCCAGCCTCGAGTCATATTTGACACAACATACTATCACCGACTATTCTCCGAACAATATTCGAGCGGCTGTCGTGTCGATACGTGCCGAAAAATTACCACCGGTCGATCAGATTGCGAGCGCTGGGTCATTTTTCAAAAATCCTATCGTGGATAACGAGGTGGCCAATTTGTTGCTCGCGAACTTTCCTGACGCACCACATTGGTCAATGCCTGATAACAAAGTTAAGTTAGCCGCTGGCTGGTTAATTGATCAGGCTGGGCTAAAAGGTTTCACGAAATACGGTATGGCGATATATCCGAAAAACGCGTTGGTGCTCACGAATATGAGCGCCAAGTCAACCGATGACCTCGCAAAGTTCAAGACCGAGATCATAGCCGCCGTGCAAGCCAAATTCAATGTTACGCTAGAACAAGAACCTGAAAACTTGCCAGACTAA
- the trmB gene encoding tRNA (guanosine(46)-N7)-methyltransferase TrmB, whose translation MTEQDIVDNLQRGELVVMKSDTIYGIFALALDQAAVERLHSVRDRAPEQGFIVLADSVETVGQLVSLRPQIRARLETIWAAPFATSVILSSKGSKAPWLADTRSGKPTICFRVPSKQNRALRELLEKTGPLCAPSANLPDQLPARNIGEAKDYFGDLVSLYVDSGECDTNQPSRIIRFSSSSTVETLRPDGHNHPEDFVITRRRKLYKFAKFDELDTCFHLEEWLERRDEIVSDDRDLTVEIGAGSALFSVELARRHPERLFVAADIKGDRLYQGAREAARLELTNIYFVRSDIARINEVIPDTRAHEVWITFPDPYPRKPDAKHRLTAPRYLDYYRQLLQPNGILNFKTDSNKLFEWSLEQFATEGWHQLCMTRDLHASDASDESKIMTSYEKRFASEGLMINFAQFALVRATSRQSVQRP comes from the coding sequence ATGACCGAGCAAGATATAGTTGACAATTTACAGCGCGGCGAGCTAGTCGTCATGAAGAGTGACACCATTTATGGTATATTTGCGTTGGCGCTCGACCAAGCGGCGGTCGAACGACTCCATTCGGTGCGCGACCGTGCGCCTGAGCAAGGTTTTATCGTACTGGCTGACAGTGTCGAGACGGTGGGGCAGCTGGTATCGCTGCGCCCGCAGATTCGAGCTAGGCTCGAGACAATCTGGGCCGCGCCATTTGCAACTTCTGTTATCCTATCGTCAAAAGGTTCAAAAGCCCCGTGGCTGGCCGATACTCGCTCTGGCAAGCCGACGATTTGTTTCCGAGTACCTTCAAAACAAAACCGAGCACTGCGCGAACTACTGGAAAAAACCGGTCCGCTCTGTGCGCCGAGCGCTAATTTACCAGATCAATTGCCAGCCCGTAATATCGGGGAGGCCAAAGATTACTTTGGCGATTTGGTCAGTTTATATGTCGATAGCGGGGAATGTGACACCAATCAGCCGTCGCGTATCATCCGTTTTTCTAGTAGTAGCACAGTTGAGACACTGCGACCGGACGGACATAATCACCCCGAGGATTTTGTGATTACTAGGCGCCGCAAACTCTATAAATTCGCTAAATTTGATGAGCTAGACACCTGTTTCCATCTCGAAGAATGGCTAGAGAGACGCGACGAAATAGTATCGGATGACAGGGATTTGACTGTTGAAATTGGCGCTGGCTCTGCCTTGTTTTCGGTAGAGCTGGCTAGGCGTCATCCAGAGCGGCTATTTGTTGCTGCTGATATCAAAGGTGACAGACTCTATCAAGGTGCACGCGAGGCAGCTCGTCTCGAGCTCACCAACATTTATTTTGTCCGTAGCGATATTGCGAGAATCAATGAAGTTATACCTGATACTAGGGCACATGAAGTTTGGATTACGTTCCCCGATCCTTATCCGCGTAAACCCGATGCAAAACACCGCTTAACGGCGCCGCGCTATCTGGATTATTACCGACAACTATTACAACCAAACGGAATATTGAATTTCAAGACCGATAGTAACAAACTTTTTGAGTGGTCGCTCGAGCAGTTTGCGACCGAAGGCTGGCATCAGCTATGCATGACCCGCGACCTACATGCCTCAGATGCCTCCGATGAGTCAAAGATCATGACGAGTTATGAAAAACGGTTTGCTAGTGAGGGATTAATGATCAATTTTGCGCAGTTTGCGCTTGTTCGCGCAACCAGCCGTCAATCGGTCCAGCGCCCATAA
- a CDS encoding septum formation initiator family protein, with protein MRLFAGFSDIKKHLTLENIALMIAMLLALSWAWSTINVLTKNYDLEKQVQQARLDNQVMELQNENLRLQQAYYQTDEFLELQARALLNKAKPGEHLVILPHSDNTSGSTTDATSLVVEKSNFEQWMDFLFGRQS; from the coding sequence ATGCGTTTATTTGCTGGTTTTTCGGATATAAAAAAACATCTCACCCTAGAAAACATCGCACTCATGATCGCGATGCTGCTAGCGCTCAGTTGGGCGTGGTCGACAATTAATGTTTTGACGAAAAACTACGATCTCGAAAAACAAGTCCAGCAGGCTCGATTAGACAACCAAGTCATGGAGTTACAGAACGAGAATCTGCGACTCCAGCAGGCCTATTACCAGACGGATGAATTCCTTGAGTTGCAGGCAAGGGCGCTCCTCAACAAAGCCAAGCCCGGCGAACACCTGGTGATATTGCCGCATTCCGATAATACGAGCGGTAGCACGACAGACGCCACGTCTCTGGTGGTTGAAAAGTCTAATTTCGAGCAATGGATGGATTTCCTGTTTGGGCGGCAATCATAG
- a CDS encoding type II secretion system protein, translated as MKKQAGFTAIELVVSFIVLVTLAVFFVIQRGNMETAARDQTRKTAVNAMYYGLTEVYYQQNKYYPETISRDTLPSVDPTLFTDPDGFTLDGNKCTYTDFDDQQAVDGDCNYRYTPSDCDSDGHCQQFKLTADLEAEADYTKTSPSSN; from the coding sequence ATGAAAAAACAGGCGGGGTTTACGGCGATTGAGCTAGTGGTGTCATTCATTGTGTTGGTAACACTAGCGGTGTTCTTTGTCATCCAACGAGGCAATATGGAAACGGCAGCGCGCGATCAAACGAGGAAAACTGCCGTCAATGCTATGTATTATGGTCTGACCGAGGTCTATTACCAACAAAACAAATACTATCCCGAGACGATTTCGCGCGACACCTTGCCATCGGTTGATCCAACATTATTTACTGATCCAGACGGATTTACCCTAGATGGCAATAAATGTACCTACACCGATTTTGATGATCAGCAGGCGGTGGATGGTGATTGCAACTATCGCTATACGCCGAGTGATTGCGATAGCGACGGCCATTGCCAGCAGTTCAAGCTGACGGCCGACCTAGAAGCCGAAGCTGACTATACCAAGACATCACCTAGCTCTAATTAG
- a CDS encoding PH domain-containing protein: MEEQPDDRPVAYDAEGRPLYYHPESASEPAPSQTPPPAAPETTAAPEPTSLPSIEQAPASEPETKPPELEQKHGESVANYPELDVGPNEFVVIDVERSIVGLVLIWMVVCGAFLAFIITTVLVSQITVNSPYVLLIGFSLAVTCFIGGLIATYVYNQNYFIVTNERVIANVQVSPFSRMNQNVELEHIEDCSYTQSGVLQTLLNYGSIRLSTVGDEHTYRFNFVRDPSGQFQIVNRVVQAVDEGEPTKYKH, encoded by the coding sequence ATGGAGGAGCAGCCAGACGACAGGCCCGTCGCCTACGACGCAGAGGGCCGACCGCTGTACTACCATCCGGAGTCAGCGAGCGAACCAGCGCCAAGCCAGACGCCACCTCCTGCCGCGCCCGAAACGACGGCCGCTCCCGAACCCACATCTTTGCCCAGCATAGAACAAGCCCCTGCTAGTGAACCTGAAACAAAGCCGCCAGAGCTAGAACAAAAGCACGGCGAATCAGTTGCGAACTATCCGGAGCTCGATGTTGGACCGAATGAGTTCGTTGTCATTGATGTCGAACGATCAATCGTCGGTCTCGTCCTGATCTGGATGGTAGTCTGTGGCGCATTCTTGGCCTTTATTATCACGACCGTTCTCGTATCGCAGATCACAGTCAACAGTCCATATGTACTATTGATTGGCTTTTCGCTGGCAGTTACCTGCTTTATTGGTGGACTCATCGCGACCTATGTCTATAACCAGAACTATTTCATTGTCACTAACGAACGAGTTATTGCCAACGTTCAGGTTTCACCCTTTTCGCGCATGAATCAGAATGTAGAGCTAGAACATATCGAGGACTGTAGCTACACCCAGAGCGGTGTTTTGCAAACATTGCTCAATTACGGCTCGATCCGCCTCAGTACTGTCGGCGATGAACATACGTATCGTTTCAATTTTGTACGTGATCCTAGCGGACAATTCCAGATCGTAAACCGAGTAGTCCAAGCCGTCGACGAGGGCGAACCGACTAAATATAAACACTAA
- a CDS encoding lamin tail domain-containing protein, protein MKKLALILLAVLIVISLPTPARAETLDTCNSFQITEIGANLQDQFIELFNCSATEQNLIGYSITTQYGSSTTSYTFQSEVLVQPGAYHALFLASATELKLTKNPTGSPRQVQLIDTGKLVVDSMSYGSQKEGLSWSLIDSVWQGAKPTPGQANIIIIEPPDEEETDPPEDPKTNPDCENLKITEVGAYPGSGKYGRQFIELSNVSTQPIDLKGCQIMTNRSKTHYFEFGTETLKPSEMRILFIDETDGLLLSKTVAGVVYVLSSDGATELDVQVYPELKAGTSWWKIGEDWQVSKQPSPGALNMLPPINYCDGIKLSEIGANIDDQFVEIVNVSDQAVNLDGCQLMTNRSTTSYFEFNNETLAPSNFRVIKISNTPLALTKTTTGAVYIYSSDGELEVDSTAYSDLDKYTSWSLIDGEWVQTYAVTPGSNNIFQEYLTCQDGYYRNLETGRCNKVAVIAAVKACAAGYYRNELTNRCRKIATTSTLTPCKEGQERNPETNRCRNIATTISTLKPCADGYERNAETNRCRKIVASAAGRFAVEAGPPSSASGQLLLAAIGVATATAGILLFQYKMEIGQFIRKLRTQFTTAR, encoded by the coding sequence ATGAAAAAGCTCGCGCTTATTCTGCTAGCGGTGCTGATAGTAATCAGTCTACCAACCCCTGCGCGAGCCGAAACCCTTGATACTTGTAATAGTTTTCAGATTACGGAAATCGGTGCGAATCTACAGGATCAATTTATTGAACTATTCAATTGCAGCGCTACCGAACAAAATCTAATTGGTTATTCAATAACAACACAATATGGCAGCAGCACGACGAGCTATACGTTCCAGTCAGAAGTATTAGTTCAACCGGGCGCGTATCATGCCTTGTTTTTGGCTAGCGCCACCGAACTGAAATTGACAAAAAACCCGACAGGCAGTCCGCGACAGGTTCAGCTCATCGATACGGGCAAATTGGTAGTCGACAGCATGTCGTATGGATCTCAAAAGGAAGGTTTGTCTTGGTCGCTGATTGATAGTGTATGGCAGGGCGCCAAACCAACTCCTGGGCAAGCTAACATTATAATTATCGAGCCTCCAGATGAAGAAGAAACAGACCCACCCGAAGATCCGAAGACCAATCCAGACTGCGAAAATCTGAAAATAACCGAGGTTGGCGCTTATCCGGGGAGTGGAAAATATGGTAGACAGTTTATAGAACTCAGCAATGTTTCTACGCAACCTATCGATCTCAAAGGTTGCCAGATTATGACCAATCGCAGCAAAACTCACTATTTTGAATTTGGTACCGAAACATTGAAACCGAGTGAAATGAGGATTTTATTTATCGACGAAACTGACGGGTTGCTGCTCTCTAAAACGGTAGCCGGCGTGGTGTATGTACTATCGAGCGACGGCGCGACTGAGCTAGATGTGCAGGTCTATCCTGAACTAAAAGCTGGTACGTCGTGGTGGAAAATAGGCGAGGACTGGCAGGTTTCCAAACAACCGAGTCCTGGCGCATTAAATATGTTGCCGCCGATTAACTATTGCGACGGTATAAAATTATCTGAAATCGGCGCCAACATCGACGACCAGTTCGTTGAAATTGTAAATGTTAGCGATCAGGCGGTCAATTTAGACGGATGTCAGCTGATGACGAACCGTAGTACCACTAGCTATTTCGAATTTAACAACGAGACACTGGCACCTAGCAATTTCCGGGTTATTAAAATTAGCAATACGCCGCTAGCTCTCACTAAAACCACGACCGGTGCGGTGTATATCTACAGTTCCGACGGCGAGTTGGAGGTGGATAGTACCGCTTATTCCGATCTCGACAAATACACCTCGTGGTCGTTGATTGATGGCGAATGGGTGCAAACTTATGCCGTGACGCCGGGATCTAATAATATATTCCAGGAATACTTAACCTGCCAAGATGGTTATTACCGAAACCTGGAAACTGGTCGATGCAATAAAGTTGCTGTGATTGCAGCTGTTAAGGCTTGCGCAGCCGGGTATTATCGAAATGAGCTAACGAATCGCTGTCGCAAAATCGCTACCACATCAACCCTCACGCCCTGCAAAGAGGGCCAAGAGCGCAATCCCGAAACCAATCGTTGCCGAAATATTGCGACAACGATTTCGACCTTGAAGCCTTGTGCTGATGGCTACGAACGGAATGCAGAGACCAATCGATGTCGCAAAATTGTCGCCTCGGCGGCAGGTCGATTTGCCGTTGAAGCTGGGCCACCCTCGAGCGCTAGCGGACAATTGCTACTGGCGGCGATTGGCGTAGCGACTGCAACGGCTGGGATATTGCTGTTTCAATACAAAATGGAAATCGGTCAGTTCATACGCAAACTCCGCACGCAATTTACAACTGCTCGATAG
- the ruvC gene encoding crossover junction endodeoxyribonuclease RuvC — translation MRIIGIDPGTGILGFGVIDVIKGKPSVMVDAGVVTTPAHTPLTERLVDIYDSLTEIIRETKPDVMSIEKLFFARNITTAMSVSHARGVAMLAGAKASLPVFEYTPLQIKQTLTGYGRADKKQIQEMVRIHLNLKTAPKPDDCADALAAAITHDMMTRVS, via the coding sequence ATGCGAATCATCGGAATTGATCCAGGCACTGGTATATTGGGCTTTGGCGTTATAGATGTTATAAAAGGCAAGCCATCTGTGATGGTCGATGCGGGTGTTGTTACGACGCCGGCACATACGCCGCTGACCGAGCGTCTCGTCGATATCTACGATAGTTTGACCGAGATTATTCGAGAGACCAAACCGGACGTTATGTCGATTGAGAAACTATTTTTTGCCCGAAATATTACGACGGCAATGAGTGTGTCGCATGCCCGCGGTGTCGCTATGTTAGCTGGCGCCAAGGCGAGTTTACCGGTATTTGAATATACGCCGCTCCAGATTAAACAGACCTTGACAGGCTATGGTCGAGCGGATAAAAAGCAAATTCAGGAGATGGTGCGGATCCATCTGAATCTAAAGACCGCACCAAAACCAGACGACTGCGCCGACGCACTTGCCGCGGCGATTACCCACGATATGATGACGCGAGTCAGTTGA
- the ruvA gene encoding Holliday junction branch migration protein RuvA — MIAFVNGRVIEKLSGSVVVDVGGLGYEVQLAATDFERANLDSEAKFYTYHHVREQAEDLYGFSTLAAKRLFELLITVQGVGPKAALAILSLGEAESVRSAIASADVAFIARAAGVGKKTAERVTVDLRDKVGASTYVPGHDPATGAISNLAGDEALDALMALGYNLAEATQALAGIDPSLPTAKRVSEALKDRK, encoded by the coding sequence ATGATTGCATTTGTAAATGGTAGAGTGATAGAAAAGCTTTCCGGTTCCGTCGTTGTCGACGTCGGGGGCCTGGGCTATGAGGTGCAGCTCGCCGCGACTGATTTTGAGCGAGCGAATTTGGATAGTGAGGCAAAGTTTTATACGTATCATCACGTTCGTGAACAGGCTGAGGATCTCTATGGCTTTTCGACCCTGGCGGCGAAACGGTTGTTCGAGCTACTAATAACGGTTCAGGGCGTAGGTCCAAAAGCTGCCCTGGCGATTCTGAGTCTCGGTGAGGCCGAGTCGGTTCGTAGCGCCATTGCCAGTGCTGACGTGGCGTTTATCGCTCGGGCGGCCGGTGTCGGCAAAAAGACCGCCGAACGAGTGACGGTTGACCTACGCGACAAAGTCGGCGCATCGACCTATGTACCAGGTCACGACCCTGCGACTGGAGCGATTTCGAATTTGGCGGGCGATGAGGCGCTCGACGCATTGATGGCTCTCGGCTACAATTTAGCCGAGGCAACGCAGGCGCTAGCCGGCATCGATCCGAGCTTGCCAACGGCGAAACGCGTTTCGGAGGCGCTAAAGGATAGGAAATAG